A genomic region of Arachis stenosperma cultivar V10309 chromosome 9, arast.V10309.gnm1.PFL2, whole genome shotgun sequence contains the following coding sequences:
- the LOC130950391 gene encoding uncharacterized protein LOC130950391, whose translation MSDDEIKQLCLVDIDKILHSYGKTLKDYPPMPLATEVDSSLLSERVIREELNFNRDDLKKNASDMLANATPEQRYAFDKIVTAVYCEEGGFFFGHGGTEKTFLLNLMSVEIRSRGDIVLNVASSSIASLLLPNGRTAYSRFKIPLNITENSVCNIKHGSPQAMLLLKAKLIIWDEAPMVSRYYYEALDKCLGDIMRCSPTYSKDLPFGGKVIVLGGNFRQILPVISRGSRQDIVHSTMNSSYLWKFCQVLKLTKNMRLSIGTTASDQDETEQFGDIVIPSSDQAFDELVRFSYPNILENMSSNDFFKARTILALTLDIVEEINNHLMAIIPGGKKLYLSSDSIRMDEGNMESQLDLYGPELLNSINCTGLPPRKFILKVGVPVMLLRNIDQSSGLYNGTRLQVRKFRNHVIECEVLTGKDVGHIALIPRMNMVPTNETVIVRFQRRQFPIIVSFSMTINKSQGQILSHVRLYLAKPVFIHGQLYVALLRVKSKRGLKILLMNHVKMSANLTINVVYREVYEKIVF comes from the exons ATGTCAGATGATGAGATTAAGCAGTTGTGCTTAGTGGATATAGACAAGATCTTACATTCCTATGGTAAAACCTTGAAAGACTATCCTCCTATGCCTTTAGCAACTGAAGTTGATAGTTCTTTGTTAAGCGAAAGGGTTATTAGGGAAGAGCTAAACTTTAACAGGGATGATTTAAAGAAAAATGCCTCAGACATGTTAGCTAACGCAACACCTGAGCAGAGATATGCATTCGATAAAATTGTTACAGCTGTGTATTGTGAGGAAGGGGGTTTTTTCTTTGGTCATGGAGGTACTGAAAAAACATTTCTTTTGAACCTTATGTCTGTTGAGATTCGCTCAAGGGGTGATATAGTGTTAAACGTTGCTTCGAGTAGTATTGCATCTTTACTTCTTCCCAATGGAAGAACGGCATATTCAAGGTTCAAAATACCGCTGAATATAACTGAGAATTCTGTATGTAACATCAAACATGGTTCCCCTCAAGCAATGTTACTGTTGAAAGCCAAACTTATAATTTGGGATGAGGCTCCAATGGTTAGTAGGTACTATTATGAAGCACTTGATAAATGCTTGGGTGATATAATGAGGTGTTCTCCAACATATAGCAAAGATTTGCCCTTTGGAGGAAAAGTGATTGTACTAGGTGGAAACTTTAGACAAATTCTTCCTGTCATTTCACGAGGATCGAGACAAGATATCGTTCATTCAACCATGAATTCGTCTTACCTTTGGAAGTTTTGTCAGGTGCTCAAACTAACAAAAAACATGAGACTCTCTATAGGGACGACTGCTTCAGATCAAGATGAGACAGAGCAATTTG GAGATATTGTTATTCCTTCTTCGGACCAAGCATTTGATGAGTTGGTTCGTTTTTCTTAtccaaatattttagaaaacaTGTCCTCAAATGATTTTTTCAAAGCAAGAACTATACTGGCTCTCACGCTAGACATCGTTGAAGAGATCAACAACCATCTGATGGCTATCATTCCTGGAGGGAAAAAATTATATCTTAGTTCAGATTCCATTCGTATGGATGAAGGAAATATGGAGAGTCAACTAGATCTCTATGGTCCTGAATTACTAAATAGCATAAATTGCACTGGTTTGCCTCCACGTAAATTTATACTCAAGGTTGGTGTTCCGGTGATGTTACTGAGAAATATTGACCAATCCAGTGGTCTTTATAATGGTACAAGGCTACAAGTTAGGAAGTTTAGAAATCATGTCATAGAATGTGAAGTCTTAACGGGTAAAGATGTTGGTCATATTGCTTTGATTCCAAGAATGAATATGGTACCAACAAATGAAACCGTCATAGTTAGATTCCAACGAAGACAGTTTCCCATAATAGTATCGTTTTCCATGACAATTAATAAGTCTCAAGGACAAATTCTATCTCATGTTAGATTGTACTTGGCCAAACCAGTTTTTATACATGGCCAACTATATGTGGCACTTTTAAGAGTTAAGAGTAAGAGAggtttaaaaattttacttatGAATCACGTAAAAATGTCTGCAAATTTAACCATCAATGTTGTTTATAGAGAAGTCTATGAAAAAATAGTattctaa
- the LOC130950392 gene encoding uncharacterized protein LOC130950392, whose amino-acid sequence MVESERLKFFRCKQPQLRIDKYKCLHKNLINGDIDAVRLGKRIIISSTFTSGPRYAEYPSYFITMTCNSEWDEIKREVTPIGLKAEDHPDILCRVFKIRFDSLIDDLKERKIFDKILGFCTVEFQKKGLSHAHILLFMSNEFKPQTPDDIYKHITAEIPYENERPNLHGAFQNYMVHGPCGPYNKNSPCMKNESCLKFYPKEFRQQTLIDEAGFSKYRRTDNGRIVKKRECVLDNKFIVSYNPELLLKFGCHINMEYTCQTSSIKYLFKYVHKDNDCVTATLYNTGDPSEATQVVDEIRNYYDCRYISDDQLVVYGETSNVNDIVERAISHKSIFLGWIAVNMSYPYTRSLTYAEFPTKFVWKDDSSKWFPRKKGFAIGMLTHVPTANIEEYYQRLLLNTQRGCMSFRDIRTVGGTIYATYRDACLALGLLQNDKEFVDAIKEASSWASGSYVRRLPFHLEDDQLIVYGETSNVNDIVERAISHKSIFLGWIAVNMSYPYTRSLTYAEFPTKFVWKDDSSKWFSRKKGFAIGMLTHVPTANIEEYYQRLLLNTQRGCMSFRDIRTVGGTIYATYRDACLALGLLQNDKEFVDAIKEASSWASGSYVRRLFVILLTSNNISRPEHVCDRCWHELSDDILYR is encoded by the exons ATGGTGGAATCAGAGaggttaaaattttttaggtGTAAACAACCACAGTTGAGGATTGATAAATACAAATGTCTGCATAAAAATCTTATAAACGGGGATATAGATGCTGTAAGGCTTGGCAAAAGAATCATTATTTCCAGTACTTTTACCAGTGGACCTAG ATATGCAGAATATCCTAGCTATTTTATCACCATGACCTGTAACTCTGAATGGGATGAGATAAAAAGAGAAGTGACTCCCATTGGATTGAAGGCAGAAGACCATCCTGATATATTATGTCGAGTTTTCAAGATCAGGTTTGATAGTTTGATTGATGACctaaaagagagaaaaatctTTGACAAAATTTTAGGAT tTTGCACTGTAGAGTTTCAAAAGAAAGGGCTTTCGCATGCACATATCCTTTTATTCATGAGTAACGAGTTCAAGCCACAAACACCAGATGACATATACAAACATATAACAGCTGAGATTCCTTATGAAAATGAAAGGCCAAATCTACATGGAGCTTTTCAAAATTACATGGTACATGGTCCATGTGGTCCGTACAACAAGAATTCACCTTGCATGAAGAATGAATCTTGTTTAAAGTTCTATCCTAAAGAGTTTAGACAGCAAACACTCATTGATGAGGCCGGATTTTCCAAATATAGACGTACTGATAATGGTCGAATAGTGAAGAAAAGGGAATGTGTACTAGACAATAAGTTCATTGTTTCGTATAATCCAGAATTGTTGCTCAAGTTCGGGTGCCACATAAATATGGAATACACATGCCAAACGAGTTCTATTAAGTATCTGTTTAAGTATGTACACAAGGATAATGACTGCGTAACAGCTACTCTATACAATACTGGTGATCCGTCAGAAGCCACACAAGTTGTTGACGAAATTAGGAATTACTATGATTGTAGGTACATTTCG GATGATCAACTTGTGGTTTATGGTGAAACTTCTAATGTGAATGATATCGTCGAAAGAGCAATATCTCATAAGTCCATATTTTTGGGATGGATAGCGGTGAACATGTCATATCCTTATACTCGAAGTCTGACTTATGCTGAGTTTCCAACCAAGTTTGTTTGGAAGGACGATTCTTCAAAGTGGTTTCCTCGAAAGAAAGGCTTCGCAATTGGAATGTTGACTCATGTACCTACAG CAAATATCGAAGAATATTACCAACGACTTCTCTTGAATACTCAAAGAGGATGTATGAGTTTTCGCGATATAAGAACAGTAGGAGGAACAATTTATGCTACGTATAGAGATGCATGCCTTGCCCTTGGACTCTTGCAAAATGACAAAGAATTCGTTGATGCAATTAAGGAAGCAAGCTCATGGGCCTCAGGATCATATGTTAGGAG ACTTCCATTCCATTTGGAGGATGATCAACTTATAGTTTATGGTGAAACTTCTAATGTGAATGATATCGTCGAAAGAGCAATATCTCATAAGTCCATATTTTTGGGATGGATAGCGGTGAACATGTCATATCCTTATACTCGAAGTCTGACTTATGCTGAGTTTCCAACCAAGTTTGTTTGGAAGGACGATTCTTCAAAGTGGTTTTCTCGAAAGAAAGGCTTCGCAATTGGAATGTTGACTCATGTACCTACAG CAAATATCGAAGAATATTACCAACGACTTCTCTTGAATACTCAAAGAGGATGTATGAGTTTTCGCGATATAAGAACAGTAGGAGGAACAATTTATGCTACGTATAGAGATGCATGCCTTGCCCTTGGACTCTTGCAAAATGACAAAGAATTCGTTGATGCAATTAAGGAAGCAAGCTCATGGGCCTCAGGATCATATGTTAGGAGGTTATTTGTCATTCTATTAACATCCAACAATATCTCAAGACCAGAACATGTCTGTGATAGATGTTGGCATGAACTCTCAGATGATATTTTGTATCGATAA